Sequence from the Azospirillum formosense genome:
GACGATCTGGCCGAACTGCTCGACGCGCTGGACGTGCGCGACGCGGTGATGATCGGCCATTCGACCGGCGGCGGCGAGGTCGCCCGCTACATCGGGCGCCACGGCACCGGGCGGGTCGCCAAGGCCGTGCTGGTCGGGGCGGTGCCGCCGATCATGCTGAAGACGGCGGCCAACCCCGGCGGCCTGCCGATGGAGGTCTTCGACGGCATCCGCAAGGGCACCTACGACGACCGGGCGCAGTTCTTCCTCGACCTGACCATGCCCTTCTACGGCTTCAACCGCGACGGGGCGAAGGTGTCGGAGGGGCTGCGGCACTCCTTCTGGCTCCAGGGCATGATGGCCGGGATCAAGGGCGCCTACGACTGCATCCAGCAATTCTCGGAAACCGACTTCACCGAGGACCTGAAAAAGATGGCGGTCCCGACGCTGCTCATCCACGGCGACGACGACCAGATCGTGCCCATCGACGCGGCCGCCCGCCGCGCCGTGGAGATCGCGCCGCAGGCGACGCTCAAGGTTTACGAGGGGGCGCCGCACGGCCTGACGGCCACCCACCAGGACCGCTTCAACGCCGACGTGCTGGCCTTCATCAAGGGGGCGTAGGCAAGGACCGCTCAGGCGTCGCCGGCGAGGGTCACCTTGTCGGCGATGCGCACCAGATCGGGCAGGGACCGCGCCTGCATCTTGCGCATCACGCTGGCGCGGTGGACCTTCACGGTGATCTCGCTGAGCTGCAGCTCGGCGGCGATCTGCTTGTTGAGCTGCCCGGCGGCGACGAGCCGCATCACCTCCCGCTCGCGCGGGGTCAGGCTGCGGAACCGCTCGCGCAGGTCGCACAGCGCGTCCAGGGCGCGGCGGCGGTCGCGGTCGCGCTCGATGCCGGTGTGGACGGCGTCGATCAGATCCTGGTCGCGGAACGGCTTGGCGAGGAACTCCACGGCCCCCGCCTTCATCGCCGTCACCGACATGGGAATGTCGCCGTGGCCGGTGATGAAGACGACCGGCAGACGGCTGTCCGTCCCGCTCAGCTCGCGTTGGAACTCCAGCCCGCTCTGGCCGGGCAGCCGCACGTCGAGCACGAGGCAGCCCGGCGCGTCGGGCAGGCGCTGCTGCAGGAACTCCTGCGCCGAGGCGAAGGGCAGGGCGGTCAGCCCGACCGAGCGCAGCAGGCTGACCAGCGAGTCCCTGATCGAGGGATCGTCGTCGATGATGGCGACGAAGGGCGTTTCCACGGGTATGGCGGACCGGTCGGAGAGGGAGCGGTCGGTCATCGCGTCCGCTCCAGCGCCGCCCCGGCCTCCGGCCGCTCCGGCTCGTCGTCGACGGGCAGGGTGAAGCGGAAGACGGCGCCGTGGGGCTGGTTGGCGGTCGCCCACAGCCGGCCGCCATGGGCCTCGATGATCGACT
This genomic interval carries:
- a CDS encoding alpha/beta hydrolase: MSTISTKDGTRIFYKDWGSGQPVVFSHGWPLSADAWDGQMLFFGQQGYRVIAHDRRSHGRSDQTWTGNHMDQYADDLAELLDALDVRDAVMIGHSTGGGEVARYIGRHGTGRVAKAVLVGAVPPIMLKTAANPGGLPMEVFDGIRKGTYDDRAQFFLDLTMPFYGFNRDGAKVSEGLRHSFWLQGMMAGIKGAYDCIQQFSETDFTEDLKKMAVPTLLIHGDDDQIVPIDAAARRAVEIAPQATLKVYEGAPHGLTATHQDRFNADVLAFIKGA
- a CDS encoding response regulator transcription factor, which codes for MTDRSLSDRSAIPVETPFVAIIDDDPSIRDSLVSLLRSVGLTALPFASAQEFLQQRLPDAPGCLVLDVRLPGQSGLEFQRELSGTDSRLPVVFITGHGDIPMSVTAMKAGAVEFLAKPFRDQDLIDAVHTGIERDRDRRRALDALCDLRERFRSLTPREREVMRLVAAGQLNKQIAAELQLSEITVKVHRASVMRKMQARSLPDLVRIADKVTLAGDA